A window of Roseiflexus castenholzii DSM 13941 genomic DNA:
CCATTTTGACCTTCCTCGGCAAGTGGAATGAGTTCCAATTCCCGCTGCTCATTCTCAAACAGGAGGAGAAGTATACCTTGCCGGTTGCGCTCAGTACGCTGCGCTCGCTGCGCGGCACCGAGATCGGCGTGCAGATTCTGGGCGCCGCCGGGGCGATTGTGCCGATATTGACCGTCTTCATTCTGGCATCGCGTCAGTTTATGTCGGGTCTGACGGCTGGCGCCGTTAAGGGAACGTGACAGCGGTATGGCGCGTGAAGCAGGCAGGGGACGCCTGCGTGTGCCTGTGTGCAGTCCACGGTTGGGTGCGCTGTTGTGGTGCATGGTCGCGGCGCTGATGGCAGGATGCTCTGCGGCGCCGGATGATCCTGCCGCAGCATCCCCTGCGCCGCGCGTCGCGCCTGTGCGAGTCGAAGTCGTGCCGTTGCGCGACTCCGATGCGCCATGTGGTTTGTTCATCGCGCATGATCTGCCGCATACGACCCGCAGCGCCACGCGCATCCCAGCCCTCTATGAGAGCAATGGCGCCGGGCTTGCCATCGGCGACCTCGATGGCGACGGCGATCAGGATATTGTGCTGGCGAACCTGGCAGGTGCGAACACGCTGCTCTGGAATGAGGGCGACCTCCGTTTTCGCGCCGAGCCGCTTGGTGAGGGGCGTGTCCGTGGGTTGACGATGGTCGATGTCGATGGCGATGGATGGCTCGATATCGTCGGAACCCGTCAGTTCGAGAAGCCGGTCTGGTGGCGCAACACGGGTGTGGATGGCGCCGGACGCTTCGAGGAACGGGCGCTTCCCGATGTGCATAACTGGTTCTATGCGCATACCTGGGCGGATCTCGATGGCGATGGCGATCTCGATCTGATCGCCGCTTCGTATGATACGGAAATCCAGAAGCAACAAGGACTGATTTTTCAGTATCGCGGCGGTGGTGTGGGTGTGTTCGTCTACGAACGGCGCGGGGCGGCGTATGTGGCGCATCGTCTGACCGATCAGGCCGATGCGCTGGCGATTGCGCTGCCCGACTTGAATGGCGATGGTCGCCGTGATATTTGGGTCGCCAATGATTTCAACCGTCCAGACGGCGCCTGGTTGCAGGGCGGCGGCATCGGCGAATGGACGCCCTTTGCGCTGCCGGAACGGATCAGCGAAAACCCGATGAGCCTTGACGTGGGTGATGTCGATAACGATGGCACGTCGGAATTGTTTGCCGCCGATATGAAACCGGTGCGCAAAGACGAGGCGACGATGGCGCGCTGGCTTCCTGCGATGCGTCGCCTGACGAAACCGTTGACGAGCGCCGATCCGCAGTATGCCGAGAATATGCTGCTGGTGCGCGGCGCCGATGGACGCTGGCGCAACGAAGCCTACGAGCGCAGGATCGATGCGACTGGTTGGAGTTGGTCTGGTGTTTTCGGCGATCTCGACCGCGATGGGTGGCTCGATCTCTATGTCGTCAATGGGATGATTGCAGCCGGACTGCTCGATTATCTGCCCGGCAGCGAGTTGGTCGAAGAAAATGTTGTTTTGCGCAACACTGGCAACGGGCGCTTCACCATGGCGCCGGAATGGGGGCTTGGCGTCTCGCGCAGCGGGCGTGGCATGGGCATGGCCGATCTCGACGGCGACGGCGATCTGGATATTGTGGTCAATAACCTGATGACTCCGGCGCAACTCTTCGAGAATCGGCTTTGTGGCGGCGCGAGTCTCCTGGTTGATCTGCGGATGCCAGGGAGCGCCAATACCCACGCGCCTGGCGCAGAACTATCGTTGAAAACCAGTGCAGGTGCATTCTACCGTGATGTGCGCACCACCTCCGGGTATCTGTCGGGTGCAACGTCGCAGGTGCATTTTGGTTTTCCTGCCCATGCCACGCTCGAACGGCTCGAGGTGCGCTGGCCCGATGGCGCTGTTTCGGTGATCGAGTCGCCGCCGCGCCGGCATCGGCTCCTGATTGTTCGCCCATGATCGCACCGGCGGATGCAATCCCATGATTCACTTACCGGCACATCGCTCTCTGCCGCTGATTGATCTGATCCATCTGCGATCGCAGACGATGCCGTTTGTGGCATTGCTGATGGTGAGCATTGCCGGGGGCGCTCTGGCAGTAACCCAGGCGCGTGTGCCGTTGTGGCAGGCGACGGTTGGTGCGCTCTTCGTGCTCCTGCCGCCGTTTGTGCTGAAATGGCGCGAGGATGCCCGGCGCTACGGCGGAGCGGCAATGACGCTCAGCGTCTTGCTGGCGCTCCAGGGTTTTCATACAGTTGAACATATCGCGCAATGGGTCCAGTACCACGTGCTGCGCTGGCCCTCGTTTCTCTCAAATGGGTTGCTTTCGGCGGCAAATTCGGAGTGGGTTCATTTTGTGTGGAACTGGGGGTTTCTTGTTGTCTGCATCTTCCTGATGCGCGCAGGCATGCGCGGGTGGTGGGGATGGCTCTTGCTGGCAGTGGCGACCTTCCACACGCTGGAACATACGTACCTGATGTGGCGCTTTCAGGTTACGTTGCGCGAACTTGGCGCCCTTGGCGTCACCGACCTGCAACCGCAGGGGCTACCCGGCTTTTTTGGGCGCGACGGTTGGCTGGCAACGGCGGACATCACGCAGAACACGTTTCTCTGCCGTTTGCCCGGTATTACGACAGCGCCGCGGATCGATGTTCACTTCTGGTGGAATGTCGGTGAGATGGCGCTGCTGCTGCCGGCGGCGAATGACTTTATGCGCCGCTTGAATGCAGCGCGGGATATGGCATAATAGCCGCGCCATCAACGCAGGATTGTTCTGCGAAGAAGAAATGAGGTTCTCCAATGCCGCCAAAGATTGTCTTCATCGGCGCCGGCAGCACGGTGTTCGCCAAAAACTTGATGGGCGACATCCTGAGCTTCCCCGAACTTGCCAACGCCACGCTGACGTTGTTCGACATTGACCCGGAGCGCTTGCGTACATCCGAAGTCGTGGCGCACAAGGTCGCTGCGGCGCTCGACGCGCGCCCGACGATTGAGGCGACGACCGACCGACGCCGCGCGCTCGATGGCGCCGATTATGCCATTTGCATGATCCAGGTCGGCGGTTATAAGCCGTGTACGGTGACCGATTTCGAGATCCCGAAGAAGTATGGTCTGCGCCAGACGATTGCCGATACCCTGGGCATCGGCGGGATTATGCGCGGGTTGCGCACCATTCCAGTGTTGCTCTCGATATGCCGCGATATGGAAGAGGTGTGTCCCGATGTGACGTTCTTGCAGTATGTCAATCCAATGGCCATGAATTGCTGGGCGATCAGTCGCGCCAGCACGATTAAGACGGTCGGGTTGTGCCACAGTGTGCAGGGCACTGCCGAGCAACTGGCGCACGACATTGGCGTGCCGGTAGAGGAGATCAACTATGTCTGCGCTGGCATCAACCATATGGCGTTCTACCTGCGCTTCGAGCGAAACGGCGAAGACCTCTATCCGCTCATCCGCAAGGTCTACGACGAAGGGCGCGTGCCGGCGTGGAATCGGGTGCGCTACGAAGTGTTCCGACGCCTTGGCTATTTTGTGACCGAGTCGAGCGAGCACTTCAGTGAATACGTGCCCTGGTTCATCAAGCGCGACCGACCCGATCTGATCGAGCGCTTTAATATTCCGCTCGATGAATACATCCGCCGTTGCGAAGTGCAACTGGCGGGCTGGGAGTTCGTGCAGTACAAACTCGATCATCCAGAGATTGCGAGTTCCGATCTGCGCGCTGCGATGCGCGAACGTTCCCGCACCAATCCGTACCTGACGGGCGAGTTCATCGACTATGTCATCACATCTGCCGAAGACCTCGAGGCAGGGAAGGTCGAGCGCAGCCACGAGTATGGCTCGCTGATCATCCACAGCCTGGAAACGGGGCAACCGCGCGTGGTCTACGGAAATGTGCCTAACTATGGGCTGATCGATAATCTCCCACAGGGGTGCTGCGTCGAAGTTCCGTGTCTGGTGGACAAAAACGGCGTTCAGCCGACAAAGATCGGCGCACTGCCGCCGCACCTCGCTGCGCTCATGCAAACGAACATCAACGT
This region includes:
- a CDS encoding CRTAC1 family protein, with product MAREAGRGRLRVPVCSPRLGALLWCMVAALMAGCSAAPDDPAAASPAPRVAPVRVEVVPLRDSDAPCGLFIAHDLPHTTRSATRIPALYESNGAGLAIGDLDGDGDQDIVLANLAGANTLLWNEGDLRFRAEPLGEGRVRGLTMVDVDGDGWLDIVGTRQFEKPVWWRNTGVDGAGRFEERALPDVHNWFYAHTWADLDGDGDLDLIAASYDTEIQKQQGLIFQYRGGGVGVFVYERRGAAYVAHRLTDQADALAIALPDLNGDGRRDIWVANDFNRPDGAWLQGGGIGEWTPFALPERISENPMSLDVGDVDNDGTSELFAADMKPVRKDEATMARWLPAMRRLTKPLTSADPQYAENMLLVRGADGRWRNEAYERRIDATGWSWSGVFGDLDRDGWLDLYVVNGMIAAGLLDYLPGSELVEENVVLRNTGNGRFTMAPEWGLGVSRSGRGMGMADLDGDGDLDIVVNNLMTPAQLFENRLCGGASLLVDLRMPGSANTHAPGAELSLKTSAGAFYRDVRTTSGYLSGATSQVHFGFPAHATLERLEVRWPDGAVSVIESPPRRHRLLIVRP
- the melA gene encoding alpha-glucosidase/alpha-galactosidase, which produces MPPKIVFIGAGSTVFAKNLMGDILSFPELANATLTLFDIDPERLRTSEVVAHKVAAALDARPTIEATTDRRRALDGADYAICMIQVGGYKPCTVTDFEIPKKYGLRQTIADTLGIGGIMRGLRTIPVLLSICRDMEEVCPDVTFLQYVNPMAMNCWAISRASTIKTVGLCHSVQGTAEQLAHDIGVPVEEINYVCAGINHMAFYLRFERNGEDLYPLIRKVYDEGRVPAWNRVRYEVFRRLGYFVTESSEHFSEYVPWFIKRDRPDLIERFNIPLDEYIRRCEVQLAGWEFVQYKLDHPEIASSDLRAAMRERSRTNPYLTGEFIDYVITSAEDLEAGKVERSHEYGSLIIHSLETGQPRVVYGNVPNYGLIDNLPQGCCVEVPCLVDKNGVQPTKIGALPPHLAALMQTNINVQALTVEAALTGKREHIYHAAMLDPHTAAELDLDQIWALVDDLIAAHGDWLPEYR